cggaaaacaattccgtgtccaggagcacggaattctggcaaaatccatgctcctggacacggatttcgtgtccttaacatccgtgtccaggagcacagaatttttggagatcagactgAATTACCGGTACTCActtgcattaaccaaccaatcactgcTCTAGTTCTCGGGTATTCCAGCTTTCTCACATTATCATCCATCTACCTACAGCCAATAGGATGCCTGCATGCTCATTTAAaaccttctgtctgtctctgttcttcTGCTTACTAGAGTACGCCGGTGTCAAcgcctcccacctcctccccttcagcCTCCATTGCCTGCTGCTCCCTATGTGAGGAGGTGATGCGATGGGTCTCTGCTTCAGACGCAGTTTGGTATCTTCTCTCCAGCCTTGAAACTACAAATAATGCTGAGATCGTCTGCTGCAGTCATCGAGGTCCTGGGTTGATGGTTCACTCTGTAATCTGCTGTAGATGCCAGCCAACATCCGCAGATGTCCGTGCATTGGCGCCAGTGtgtggggttgtattgaaaataaTGGAATCAAAGTTTGGCCAATGTGCAGAGGCCCTGATTTTTCAAAAGTTATTTAGAAAATGCCAGAGGAGGCTCAGAATGTGTCTGTTTCTATATGAATATCACATCAAATTCCATTCTGAAATAATCTTAACATTTACATATTTGGTTCCCGTCCTGTGAAGGCCGACTGCTGGCTTCCTCAGTGTTGTCAATAAATGAAacgtttcattgcaaaacggtgtatccaccacttttgacttttgcattttattattgagaATGACTGTTCAggggtcctatcacctatgtgtgaattcttgccattcaaatatttggggaacatactttttaaacctatataaaatgcattttgtaatgcaatgcaacgGAATGCAAAATACAAAAATTGAAATTTccaaacattctacaaaatggatatacaccgttttgcaacgacACCCTTCAAATACAGTACCTTGAATTTCATTTGGCCAATCGAGTCTTTCTTGGTAGAACTACCCATCTCAAGGTTACGCTCCCCTCCATCCCCTCTACCTGCTCAACAGGTCTGTTGTTTGGCATTGCAGAAAAATGACACAACATATGAagaccaggggcggttctaaggggtggcaggggctggcatttgcccccccagaaatatgatttgccaccccaattaagagccctgattgtgaccaatagccttaatgcttgacatcatttcagacatagaactttaggttgcagggtttcactttaagggattccctgtatcacataagtgtgtgtgtcgattttatagtgtttataatttccccttagtgtaggagcatgcccccctgaaatacacttcgccacccctttgccaccccaagaataaatgtctggaaccgcccctgatgaagacacaaaaaaaatacatcaatGAGTTGACAATTAGACATTAATGTTGTAGACGGTGAATTCTTTATCTGTATAATTGAAATATTGTTTGCCATTGTTGTTCACTGAAATGTTGTTCATTGAAATGTATACATAATGTGTGAAAAATCCACACTAATACATCATGGTGTatgcatagatagatagacagatagattctgtagatagatagatagatagatagatagatagatagatagatagatagatagatagatagatagatagatagatagatagatagatagatagatagatagatagatagtcagactgacagagagatagacagatagacagacagacagatactgcTGAGTTTTTTATTTGCAAACATGCAAAACAGGATTTGCGAGAGTTGAGCAACAAACACGCTTGCTCTACTTCTGTGGATTCAGCACTTTGCCGACCAGTAGAAGGGTGCCTGTTGGCTCGTCGCGAATTAAGAATACAAACGGACGGTCCACCTTGTAAGTCACATGTTGCACACCACTCGCAGCAACACGTTGCGACCCCTCTGGGGAAACGTCCATGACAACCTTGTGATGGACAGCGGAGAGTTTGGCGAGTTGAGATGTGATTTTGACGAGGTCCGTATTGGCCAGCCAGTCAGAGAGCCCTGTAAATCATTGGCATTttatgaaacaaaagaaaacagtaCGCCGTGCTTCTAAAGTAACAATCCGGTGTAACCAGTGCAGGACTAACTCATAAGtaaataaaaaggaagaaaaatcttgtgctacacggatgtctattttctgtcatttatttttttccggTCATTAAGACTAACATTCCGATATACATCTTCATCAGAATCCTCCAGAggactaaaatactaaaatagATCCTTGTGTTTAGGGTGgtttttaagaacatatttggaTATGCCCATTgacggccattgtaaagccaatttaGACGAAATCTAGattagccaaataacggagacagcagcaaacttaaaaaaaacaatgagtggggttctaaaacattgcagacaactcagaaaatgggcttcatgttcaaaatagtgcagttgtcctttaaGAATGCCTGTTCTATATAATTAAATCATGCTGCATCATTCTACACCATTAAGAAAGTATCCTACATGGTAAATTATGATGACTACCACTGCATTAAAAATGGTGGGCTTACCCAAATTAGGCAGTAAGGATACCAGGTCCGTGTTGTAATTGAGCTTCAGAGCTGGAAGTACAAGCTCTGCCTCAGTTTGGTGAAGGTTCATGGACAAATCCTGTACAAACTCCGCTGTCAACGCCTCCACTATTAGTGTGAGATTCTTTGTGACGTCATCTGGCAGGAACACAAACATACTGACTCCATCTTCCATCTGAATCTGTGCCATCTGGAGGAATGATTGAAAGTTATCATCAGTGTGGAGAAATTATGGCGTGCGTTGTTACACAAGCACAAGGACAAATGTGACCATTATGGCCACATCATATGAAtcaagggcgccggaacgagttttaaataGCCTATGCAGCTATTCAcatcataggtgccggaaaggggatGCAGTGGTTTATTTGTAAGTCTATTTTGTAAATCATGAACTATTTTTCAATAGCTGCATATTTTGTGAATCATGATATAATCATTTCTTACCATACAACCAATGTCTGAGTCTTTTCCCATTTTTAGAGGGTAATTTGCCTGGCGCAACATGGGAACACGTACAGGCTGTTCTCCATCAAGTTGGAACTCTTCCATTTGATTGGCCTGGCTAAAATGAGTCTGCCATTTACCTGGAATCAAACCACAAATGAAAACATGAATTGAAAGGCTTCTACAGCTGGAGGGTCAAACATAAGGCCGGAGGGTGGAGGCCGGAGACCGCCCGCCAGATGGTTCAATTCGGCCCTCGACTTGTAAAtccaccagggccagattaacgcacagctAGTTTAGCTAGCTCATAATTATTATAACATTGCCTATGTAATGTAGCAAATTTTGTCTTTAAAATGGATACTACTGTACAAGTAACTGTTAAGTGGATACTACTGCTACCTTTAAAATggatactactgtataaataacTGTTAAGTGGCTACTACTTCTACCTTTAAAATGGATACTACTTGTAACTTTTAAGTATCTACTACTGCTATCTTTAAAATGTATACTACTGTACTAGTAACTTTTAAGTGGCTACTACTGCTACCTTTAAAATGGATACTACTGTACAAGTAACTTTGAAGTGGCTACTACTGCTACCTTTAAAGTATGTGGCTCCCACGCAGCTGATCCCTCCACCTCGTTTTGGTGAACCAATTGATGGAGTAATCTTCCCGCCCGTTTCACTCTTAAACCACTCATTGATTGCCTTCATATCACGAGGTGTTCCGGAAAGTGTAAAAGGTTTCACACCGTAAGACCTCTCCACGCCGTTAAGATAGTCGGGTTTCAATCGCAAtcctaggtacacacacacacacacacacacacacacacacacacacacacacacacacacacacacacacacacacacacacacacacacacacacacacacacacgcgcgcgcgcgtcagTGGAATTTAAACAATTCAAAACGGCAAACAcatagtattcatgaaaaaaacattgcattgcattgaattagTAAATACAGCAAAAGGTAAAGAAACAGCTGCATGTAAATGCAACCGCATATAACCAACCTCCTATCCCACAACATTTCTTCCCCACTCAACACattaacacttagctgacacttttatccaaagcaacttacagtcatTTTAAGTGCAggcttttggttacagtccctggagcaatgtggggttaggtgccttgctcaaggcaaccccagccatggagtgagatagggagtgtaagggtgggattccaacctgcaaccctctgatctaaagcccatctccttgaccacaaggccacagctgcccaaacACATATAtacttggccctaccgtggcactaacAGTAGGGcgctcgtctactacgcggctgacccgggttcgattccggctcgggtcctttgccaacccttccctgtctctctctccccatccgctACCTGTCATtgtttcactgtcctatctaaataaaggcaaaaacgcCCCAAAAActattttaaaaaattaaaaattaaaaataacacataacacacaatatACTTACTCCTGGGCAGAAGGAGACGCGCTATAGAGACGAAGCCTTTCCCAGGTGACTTCAGTGCCAGCTGCAGGTCCCTCAGTGTGTCATGTATCTTCAGATCCGGAAGGGTGTGATATCGCAAAGCCCTGTACAGCTCCCTCTCCGCCTGCTCTGTTGCTCCtgcatgtggagaggagaggagaggagaggagaggagaggagaggagaggagaggagaggagaggagaggagaggagaggagaggaggagaggaggagaggagaggagaggagaggatgagatggtgacaccaggggcctatactacaaagctggttcaggagtaaaccaggttacgttaagaggtaaatcatctaatagaaccCTGGAGTCCTGTGTGTTGTTAAGAAAAGGAGgactgcaggctcttctattagatgatttacctcttaacttaacctggtttactcctgaaccagattCTTAGTATAGACCTCAGGGCTGTTATTCTCAAGTCCATTTCTGTTTTTAGTCTTGAACTTGTCCTCTACCCGCTTTTTGTTGGACTCAGACATGTATCAGTCTCTGTCGGTGGATTTGCCAAATATGGCTTATCGATGAACTGTAGGCTGACATGTGACTTGGTTTTGACTCAGACtgtaatctttttggactctgtctctgtcttgtctGTGACTCAAACTTCTTTAGATATGTATGGTCTTGACCTGGTCTCGATTAGTTGGTTTTGGACTGTACGAAGGTGGTCTTGACTACAGCTCTGAGTGACACAACAGCCAAAACACACTTTCATTCGTTAGTGGAGTATGAGAATGTATTAggattgttttgtttctttatttgctgaagttgtttattttttgtttattttatttgcttTTTGGGGGTCCTACTATTGAATAATGTGGTTCAAATTTGCTGAATGGATAACTTTTGTGCCATTATAAGAATTGTATAGTAGGCTACATAGATAAATTATTTCATCCAATTAAATAAAATTGAATACATAATTAATGATGAATAATGAATACATAATTTGTTTTGCTTGGGTCAAGGAGATTCTGCAGGCCCTACATTCACAGCAGATTACTCTTGTCtcagggtattttcacacctagttcCCTTTCagtgaaccgaactcagtcctcattaagtggaccaaaaagtgaaccaatAGCAAAAATAACTCAAAAATAAGTTCTGTTTTGTTcacattgtgagtgtattacgaaAAGAACCAGCTGCCTTTCTCctgaagtgattacacctagtcacaagtgtaacttgtcagaactcatcaGCGAACCGTACAGAGACcacatcaataaaggtctcaggtTCACTTCAAAGGGGTTTGGGTACACTTTGAAGTGTTCACATATGCACCGAAATTGCAtatggtgttttcacacctggtccctttaagccatttaagtgaactcggacctgtgactcagcattttctgtatgTTCAGTATGTTTTATTCAGTGAAATATGTCCACGTTCACCAGTCTGGGTTAATTATTCAAATAATTCCACGACAAAAAAATGACCCTTGGCATTTTTTTGCTCGAGCCGAAGCTTCTTTGAATTATTTTCACTCACTTTATATAGTATGTTCCACTTGTGTTTCACACGGATGGATGAAGTTTTCAGAATTCAGAGCCGCGACTAGGCAAGATGGAACAAAAGCATTGAAATGACAGAGAAGAAGGTAAGAAACCATTGCACACAGAAAATTAACAACACCGTGCAATGGAACTTgcacaccattacattacattacattgcacttagctgacgctttaatttattcaaagcaacttacagttattatttatcagggtattggttacggtccctggaacaatgtggggttaggtgccttgctcaagggcacttcagccatggatggagatgtagggagaggtcaggggggattcgaatctgcaacccctagattgaaagaccaactctctaaccactaggccacggctgccccacatgaCAACACATATTTTAAGTGATTGGTGAAATCCAGTTCCACCAAGCTGAGTAGACATATAAACATGTTAATGTAACATAAATTGTGGTTGCAAGTTGAGAGGAATACGGTATACTCATTGAAAGACAGTATatatgggtatactgtacatggtTACAAAAATCGGTCACCATAACCAGAAAGAGCTATTACGTGTCATACCAGTACACTTTTGGATCTCATCATCACAGATTTCAATGAAAGTTGTCatgacattttaatcacaacgtATTTTGCCAAGTTTCGCTTATGAAGAGACATTCAGAGTAAGTTTGAATTAATTGGGACAGTCAAGGATGTTTGTATTCCTTAATCTCTAGCAAATGGTTTTGATATGACCGAAATGGGGGTGTGGAAGATATTCCACACAGAACAGAACACTAGATGTTGTACTGACCACTTCTTTCTACTGGAACAAAATGACTCAACTTGATCGCCGCCGGGTTTGTTCAGGTGTGACACATGAACATCACCAATGGGGCAATACACAAATTACCCTGTAGGTGGCAGTAGGAACCTCGTTCCAAGACAACGGCACCTGGCCTAAGACTGGCCATGCCAAAAAGCTAAACCTGGTATTTAGTGTTCTATAGCCTATCTATGATATTATAGCGTAGCTTTAAAGCCACTCTACTGTCTCCAAGGTGACTGCCAAGAGGTATGATACGTTTTTGCGACGTCCATTCAGGGTTGCGAATTAGAAATTGCAAATAGGGCAATCTGCGGAAGGGCTCGAGAGAGTCAACATTCACCAATTAATTACTCATAAGCTTCGCCTGACTCGTGAATGTGATTTATTAACTTGAAACTCCTGCCTAGTGCCAATTACTTTATGTTTATTATTAGTTGTAATATACGGTTTAGTAATTAGTAATATTAGCTATATTAATTACTATTATTACACACAAAATGACCTATTTTTGAATAGCTGAGCTTGAAGGtaattaaacaattaaaaatgGTGGACCAGATTAATTGTCAGAGTGAACCATGTTCCTTGTTTATGGTGACCGCGACCTACGCCCTTAGCCCTAAGCCTAAAGGGGGAGTTTTGGATATTACACTTTGGAGGTCTGTTCTGAAATAGTTTGTGATTTCCTCGCTGTAGAGGAAATtacactccaccccacccaccacccctctgGCACAAGCTCCTGCACTACCTTGCACTACCTCACGAAACCCTAGCAAAAAGTAATTAGccactacaccaggggtggggaacctttttcattgaagggccacttcaaattcatccaagggccgttaaagtcctccgagggccgtactatgaacacaaacgagGATTTTCctcttcactttaggcctatattgaaggctgccACATTACAAACACCACCGTCTCTAGGTTCCCAGAATATAACTTAGTTCTATTGCAAATGAATTTTCcaggattcctttacaaaatatgtaatatttcatgtgaagctgaataacgttaaaattatatcgggggccggataaaacggccttcaggtgtgtgtgtgtgtgtgtgtgtgtgtgtgtgtgtgtgtgtgtgtgtgtgtgtgtgtgtgtgtgtgtgtgtgtgtgtgtgtgtgtgtgtgtgtgtgtgtgtgtgtgtgtgtgtgtgtgtgtgtgtgtgtgtgagctgatggAAGGCTGACTGCTGTACTCAATGTATgtgctataggcctatgtttactgcaatgtgcaataatgtgtaggtcTGAGTGTATGCtttatatttgcatatttttttcaagctgtgtgtgtgtgtgtgtgtgtgtgtgtgtgtgtgtgtgtgtgtgtgtgtgtgtgtgtgtgtgtgtgtgtgtgtgtgtgtgtgtgtgtgtgtgagagagagagagagagagagagagagagagagagagagagagagagagagagagagagagagagagagagtgagtgtgtatgtgaactgatgtaagGTTAACTACAATACGCAAATGTTTGctgtatgtttactgcaatgagcaataatgtgtattaggtctttgtgtatctTTTGTATTTGTACATTCATGTAAAATGTCAGACattttaatttccctctggattaataaaagaactctactctactactctactctaaatacaATGGTTAAGATTGAGATTTTTATGCATGCTGCTGATTGAAGATCTTTTGTCACTGTGGTAGCACCTCCGCATCgaccacaccactcacacaccacTATGGTTGTATACAGAAGGAGCACTGAAGTAGTCATAACTATAACACATTAAAGGTCCTTTATGAGATTATACGCACCAGTTTGAAGCGTAATGCATTTTTAAAATCAGCTATGCCCAATGGAGTGTCAAGAAATAATCCTAGcaccaaacatttgtgaaaatttcagcTGGGCCCCAAGTTGTAAAAGGTTGGGAAATGTGTAGGAAAATGGAAATAAGGTTAATTGGTAACACtctatattaatgtctgcttaaagcattaataacacttagtaaataatgaacaaatgatgaagaaagcattaacacatgtttgtaaatgacttgtaaatgttaatgttttatatttatcaaacatttacaaattgtttgtaaatgactaataatactctgttaaaagattTGTGAAATCGTCAACATAttttttgtagatattttataaagtatgaacaaaatggagctaataataaaaacacatttgttaaagttttgttcatcattagttaattgtaGACTCAGTCTTTATAAGCAGATGGTTAATTGAATGCGGTTCTGCACAGCTCCGCCAGTGGTGGCGCTTGCTGCAGTTGGTATCGAGGTAAATGCTCTAAGATCAGCTGttcggtagctcagctcgatgggcaatcacccatAGAAATGGTTGCATGGAGttgcacatgcatgcgcatgctCGTATCgaaaaggagctcatctcgacagggagctcatatcgacaggagaGTGGCGCCGCGAGCTCCACACATAGTTTGTACAAAATAACTATTTCGGAAGCTTTACATCCTGGAACAGGACAAAGCGTTTGTTGTTTCAGATAAAAATGACAGCTCACATCAAAAAGTGGTGCGTCaactgttttgaatagcacaatgtTCATTCTTTAAAAGATGAAAAGAGGACAATGAGGAATGGATA
The Engraulis encrasicolus isolate BLACKSEA-1 chromosome 20, IST_EnEncr_1.0, whole genome shotgun sequence genome window above contains:
- the serpinf1 gene encoding pigment epithelium-derived factor isoform X2 encodes the protein MKRIFLLLCVGLFQSLCSAQMPEEEGGGEEEVVELFTTPATRMGAAVSDFGYNLFRQLDSHDSTANAFVSPLSVSIALTQLSMGATEQAERELYRALRYHTLPDLKIHDTLRDLQLALKSPGKGFVSIARLLLPRRLRLKPDYLNGVERSYGVKPFTLSGTPRDMKAINEWFKSETGGKITPSIGSPKRGGGISCVGATYFKGKWQTHFSQANQMEEFQLDGEQPVRVPMLRQANYPLKMGKDSDIGCMMAQIQMEDGVSMFVFLPDDVTKNLTLIVEALTAEFVQDLSMNLHQTEAELVLPALKLNYNTDLVSLLPNLGLSDWLANTDLVKITSQLAKLSAVHHKVVMDVSPEGSQRVAASGVQHVTYKVDRPFVFLIRDEPTGTLLLVGKVLNPQK
- the serpinf1 gene encoding pigment epithelium-derived factor isoform X1, translated to MVLVVSDARMKRIFLLLCVGLFQSLCSAQMPEEEGGGEEEVVELFTTPATRMGAAVSDFGYNLFRQLDSHDSTANAFVSPLSVSIALTQLSMGATEQAERELYRALRYHTLPDLKIHDTLRDLQLALKSPGKGFVSIARLLLPRRLRLKPDYLNGVERSYGVKPFTLSGTPRDMKAINEWFKSETGGKITPSIGSPKRGGGISCVGATYFKGKWQTHFSQANQMEEFQLDGEQPVRVPMLRQANYPLKMGKDSDIGCMMAQIQMEDGVSMFVFLPDDVTKNLTLIVEALTAEFVQDLSMNLHQTEAELVLPALKLNYNTDLVSLLPNLGLSDWLANTDLVKITSQLAKLSAVHHKVVMDVSPEGSQRVAASGVQHVTYKVDRPFVFLIRDEPTGTLLLVGKVLNPQK